The genomic DNA TTGGCCTCCATTGTAGCTGGTTCTGTTCTTGCCGGGGAGCTATCCCTAATGTCAGCCCTGGCTGCAGGCCAGCTTGTCAGGAGTCACATGAAGTACAACAGATCCAGCCAAGACGTTACAAAGGTACCATCCTAATTGCTGAAATGAAAACAAGTCACCCTTGTAATTTACCTGTATTGTATGTGTGGTGGCCCCAAGAAAGAGGGCCTTAAGAAAAATCTAGCATAGAAATAAGGTCTCtcaatgaagaaaaataggaagattaatggaaaaattaaaaaaataaaaaagacaaagCAGATGGTGGAGAGAAATGCAGAAGaactcaaccaaaaaaaaaacctgtTTAAGTGTctgtaattgtaatttttataagcagagagagagagaggcatgTGAAGTGTGGACTCTTTCAAAGATGCATTAAAAGTAAGGCTAAAAGCCTCCCATTGTTTAGAAATTGTGGAGTTGAGCAGCCGCAGCCTGCTTGCTTCTGCTCTGGCTGTACTGTGCTCGTCTTCTGTTAGTTTTGTCtgataaaaataccaaaaagtcAGTGGTAGTCATGTACGAGGCTTCAAATGAGAGAGGCGTGTGAAGTTGGGACTCTTTCAAAGATGCATTAAAAGTATGACTAAAAGCCTCCCGTTGTTGAGAAATTGTGGAGGAGAGCAGCCTCAGCCTTCTTGCTTCCGCTCTGGCCATACTGTGCTTGTCTTCTGTTTGTTTTGTCTGATAAAAATACCAAAAGCCAGTTAATCAGTAGTACTCATATGAGGCTTCAAATTAAAAGGGTCCCACTCCAATTTCCATTGTTGGATGTTTGTTCCATTGGCTTGTAATTCAGCAAGAAGGAATCCCCAAATTTTGGGATTCTATCTCTTGCATGAAAAAATACCATTAGTGTGAGTCACATCATGCTGTATATATTATAACTACTATTATCATAGGCACAAAAAACCCAAAAATGATGGGTAGAAACTCTACTAAAGTGAATTGTTGGGATTACTTTTGTATTAAAACTTTAAatgtcgatatatatatatatatatataagcccaAGTAAGAGTCATTGATAAGATGTTTTCACTCATATTCATTTGTATGAATCGGAAGCTTTATCACTAAACTGTATATCTACAATAACTTTACACGTGTTAGGTTAAAGAATTGGGGGTGTATTATCCATACCCtcaaattatttgatttaatttggaatgCTGGTGGCTTGAGAGAGTTGAATTCATGCTGTTAGAAGTCTTGTCCATTGAAGCTTGTGGCTCTCCGTTCCCATCTGTCCTTAATTTGAAATGTCTTTCTCCATTGTGAAAATTACATCATTATAgctttttattaatatattacttTTAATTAGTCATTTCGATTTTTTTTACTAATGATCTGATTTCTAATTTTGTTACTCTTTATATGgctcatatattatatatatatatatatgaattaggttcagagataatttttttaagagagAAGCAAGTATATCATGATTTGGGGCAAATCTAGAgattattttgtgattttaagaCATTTTGTCCCATATTTTAGTGTCtcaaattaagaatttattgttaatttattattagtaagtggtaaatataaaagtaaaattttaattatttacttttatcattaatacttaacaataaattatcgGTTCCGGACattgaaatttattatatgagAATTATTATAGTTTCTATTATGATAATTATGTTAAAGAcgaaaataatttcatctttattaaTTTGGTGATCACCTCTGAAGTAACTTGTATTGATGTTTGTTTAAATAAATgatggaatttggaatttatatttatatttgattgaataatatttttttttataatttttaatattaaaaatcatatttaccattgtattttttaattttaagcaTTTTTCTCGCATTtgtgtttcttacttttttttaaaatatatatattattttttttattttcattttatatcatGTAAGTCCACTCCTAATAACCCAACATGGTGCagtctaaaaattaaaaaaataatataaacaataaaaaaaattaaaaaaatataatatattcaatcGGATTGTGATACTCATCTATTAATatcttataattatattaatatcacataaaatataacaaactaatatgcaaatatcacaaataaatatccgaataacattttcattatttatttattacccactataaattaaattcataagGAGTACAAGAGCCATTGTTGCCTTCCAGCACCAACTAtataaaacatttatatatatatataaaagaattaaCATATCATCTTGGACCACCTAAACTCTGTGGAGGCAGGCCACCATTTTCCATTGATATGAGCAAATAACTGGAAAAATTacaatatgtataattttattattgaaaagGGTTTTTCACCCAATTTAAAAAGTAACACACTATCTATGTCTTTACTCAATTGTTTTTAATATATCCTATTGAGTGGTATCTTTAATAATATGACCTGTCCCTCATAAATTAACTTCCTAGTAAAAGTTAGACAAATCAATTagattagattattttttatttctttttctttccacaAATCTTATTTTCCAAACACAACACTACGAGATTCTATTTTCCCTGAAAAGCCCATCATAGTTGttccaccatttttttttttaattaattaactcaacttttaaaatgTCTCATTAGACATttgtagtttaaaaaaaataaaattattaaacacttcaacaaagaataattaataaaaacaaggctaaacgtgAAATGCACTCTACAGACTTTTCATGTTCTCGCTCATCATTCTCATCATTGAACTCATCGTTGTTCTTGTACTAAAATATCGAAACGCATTGAGCTTGTCATCGAACTAATTGAGCCCATCATCATTCTCGTTATCATTGAGCCATTCATCATTCAATTCCCgtcattgttttcttttcaactatCATTCCCTCTTGGAGTGATCGATTATAGGAGTGTGTGCATGTATAAGTATACATATAAATTTACTGTTGCTTCAATCGATTTTATAAACTCATTATTGCTCCAATCGATtgattctttatatatataaatccacTATAACAATACTATGCTTCACACGTTTATTAATGTGTTCCCACTTCCTTTGTTGaagtgtttaataattttatttttttaaaatatagatatctaatagaacattttaaaaattaaatgtgctacagtatttttttaataaaatacaaagataTATTTATGTCTTTATCCTTTTGAATTTATAATCTTTTAATGAGCATGTCTGCTGTAAGGGTATAGATGTTTTCCTCCTCCTTTATACCGACAATTCTTAATTAATCACTCCAATCTATAATTAATCTCTGTAGTAAATATCACTAACAAGGAAGCATAAAAGGTGGGTTGCACATGCACTTCAAAGTTAGATAGGGTAGTTGTCAAATGACACTACTTTTCTTAATGAGTATCACGGAATTGTTCCCCAACCAACACAAGCTGAAGGTTTAgtggtttaattaattaattaattgtcatgtTGGTCATGTTTACATAAGAAGCTATCTATGTAaatgcacacacatatatatttgcatgcatgcatatgtaTGTACGTATGTTAATTAGGAAAGTCCATATCCCCCACCTATAATTTCAGTTGAGCCATTATGCAATTGCAATCAGTGAGACAAACTTCCTCACCACATAATTCTAGTCAAAAGTACAAACTTCTCTTCAGCTGCAGCTGCCATTGCCAACCCCAGCCGTGCATGTCTACCATTTTCAAGATGTACTTTTTCATGCAtcactactctctctctctctctctctctctctctctctatatatatatatatatatatatgttgtttagCATTAAAAATAGTTATCAAGAATTGAGTTAACTTGCAGTGCAATGAGTCAATTATTTACACAATCTAGCAACAAAATCCATATTTGCCTTCTTTAGATTACTGCTGGCTGTCTTCCTCCATAGCCGACTTCAATTGAGGACTAAAGataaaatatacaataattgttCAACATGCAGAAAAATATAGAAACCTAAATATCTAGGAATTGTTGACAACAAATAAACTAATTTAATCTAAGCATTCGATATCCTCAAATCCATTTGCTTGTTAAGAATGATGCAGAGAATTATATATAAGCTAAAACATATATGAAGCTCAATACAATTGAATTAGAAATCATAATACTATGATGATTAAAAGAACAAAATGTGATAGATACCCTGAGAGCCTAACAGGagcaaaattttagttaaaaaggTAAGAAacataagaaagaaaaggaacCACAAACAAGGAATCAGATAATGCTACTTACAAGCTCGAACAAGCATTTGCCACAACTTTCAAATTTGTGCCAGATTAcctaaaacaatgaaaaagtGGAGAAGCATGAGGTACATTCATAAGAAAACCATTATGAAGCAACTTAAGGAATAAAATAACCCCTGCTTAagtgacaaaaatttattttcatgtacTGCTGTTTATGGGaaaatctgtttttttttttttttttttttcgtttttagCTCAAGGAAACACTAATTTGTTGCATCAGAACCATTTCAGTCCACAGGACATCAGCAATCACATCCTTCGAGATTTAAAAAGCACCTGATGATATGGAATTAATAGCTCAATATGACTAGGATTTCTCCATagttttgtgtttattttaaagtTTCAAGTGGCAAGTCAACATAAACACTAGTAATTTGTGTCATTGTTGAAGCCTAGACCACTTTGAGAGCAATCTAATCGTGGATGGGTAGAGGTTTTGGGTGGAAATCATCCCCAAAATAGATAAAATGCTTCAAATTTTTCAGCCATTCAATTGAGAAACAGATTATAAAGCAGCAAGTATAAAATGCTGTTCATCTGGGGGCACATGCATTCTTGATAAGACAGTTCAATTTGGTAAAACACTTCCATGGCACCTAGCAGCCAATTTTTTTGGCTGTATAAATTTTGTAAGTACTAGAGTGAAGCACCGCTCTAAATCACATTCTTCGGTAATCAGTCACTTTTCCCCTCTTGTAATCCAATTTCCTGCAAGTAATGTTCTGCATCCAAGGCTGCCATACATCCTGCATCAACATGAAAACGAACCAAAATTAGACCTAACTAAGGTAATAATTTGCTCTTCAGTCCAGTTGAATGCTAATATGCCCCGGTACGTCTAAATTTTCATGTCattcaatacaaaataaaaaataaataaaaaaaactgaaCTCAAGCTATTTATCAATTAGTTAGCATCGGACACAGGGACACAGCATTTTCCAACAAAATAGGATATAACACGGTCAAGgtatgttaattaataaaataaaattgtgtaTTGCTAATGGCACAATaactatcaaaactatattcCTAACTCATAAATATGCATTTAGaattcataattcaaaattccaaatgaaCAACTTTAATCTAATTGGCAACCAACTCACAAGTCATTATTCAATATTCACTTCAGattcaaacaccaaaagatcCAAAACAAGTATTTAggattcaaagaaaataaagactagagttaggaaataaataaatactaacagAAGAGTATACAAGTGTGTCAAAATCCAGTCAATGTTCAAAAACAAAGGGAACAAATGCATAAAGATTAGGAAAACCGAAGAGTCCTACAATGAAAATGTGGAAAAACTGAATAGTCATGCAATAGCCAAgtcagaaaattgaaaagtcaTTAAGAAAACCTTATTTTTAATGTCTTCAATGTGTTTGCTAAGGAGACACACGTCATATGCGTGTTTCCTCCCATgtcctttaaaaataattcttaattcTCTATCAAACCAATATCTTTGGAAGGGTGGAGATATTGGTGGCATGTCAGCATGTTGAGGTGTTCTACATGCCGTGGCACCGGCATGACAGCCCCTAGGAAGTGTCCATGCTCCTTTCATTTCAGTTAAACAATGTAATATGTTCCTTTTTACTACCATTATCATCCAAGTCATTTAGTGTCCTCCCTCCTAAGGTTCAATAGCATTACCCTTTGGTGTAGATCGTAGAGCATAACCCCCTAAAATAGATCATAGAACATGTTGCTCAAAACCATTTCAATTGAGTTTCTAATTGCATCTTGAAATGGATGCAACCTCCATCATCCTCTGATAGATTCAATCACTCCTAATCCTCCTCTCCCCTATTCCCACCAACACTCACTAGAGCATTGCTCTCTCAgagacattttttaaaatgtcactTCTTAATTGCCCAACACTCTATTATAAAGCATGATTGGTCTTAAAATTCGTCAATAAAGTTTCTTTTACTTCTTAATTGTCTATCAAAGCAATATCTCAACCCTTCCAAATAATTAGCACTAAGCTTTAGTCTCATCCATAACTAATTGAAGCTAACCATACTTTTGTCTCATTCACTAACATAACAAAAGCAACAAATAACGTTCAATAATGGCCCCCTTTTTATATGACTATCAGTTATTCCATAACTAATGTAAAAAAGTTCAGGGGTTTAAACAAAATCTTTATCTTTATTAATCTAAAAGAACATAAAACTTGAGTTTCCTTCCACAATTGTTCTCACCATAGGAATAGTTTCATTGAACAAAAACGAAAGTCTTGTATGATTTTTCATGacgcttttccttcttttctttttcgatacccacaacataaatatatagAAGCTTCTCATATGCTCTCTTTTTCAGATAAGTACAACCCCATTTAAGCCCTGTAGTTGTTAGAAATTACATTAAgatgtttcttctttttatacTTCTTTATTAGTCTCTTCAACAAGTTACTTATCTTGCTATCACCCTAGGCAGAAACATATCCATCATGACAGTTTCGAGTCTAAAATGTATGCCTCATTACTCTCTCCTGTAACTTTATACTACAATTCTTATACTTAACCCCTTATAATTTGTATAAATTTGAATATCATATTCTTATACATAGATGCAAGATGCTTTCTATTCATCGTTTTGCACATTTCTAATTGtcataattttatgaaatatgATATTCTTACAAAACTTTTATACTGAAAATGAGATTAAAATGATGTAATAGTGATATTTTTGTAGCCACTAGCCAATAGCCAATTTAGGCGGTGTTTCCATTTCAAATGTATCTGCTCTAATGAGCCAAACCATTCTACATaaacttttttatttgtaaaCCATTACCCTAATTTTATTAGATATTCTCTGATGCAGAACCAAgacacaagaaaagaaaaaagagaagaagagaagggaaaaaagagaagaaatttgaaagaaggGAACAGCAGAGAAAATGGAGGGGGCAAAAAatcagaagaagagaaagatacTAGAGAGATaacaagagagaatgagaaaaccAAAAACCTGTATATTCAAACTCAATCAAAACATGAGTAAATTCTACAGAAAAAACAGAGAAAATCTTTCCATAAATCAAAAAACTAGAATTATACTACACTCATCTAccaaatatctaaaataataattaaatgtataataaactTAACCCCGGTTTATTAGAATTATTGCAATTCTTTTCCTTTAGAATGTCTTCATTTCTTGATCCCTTTCAGTTTTGATAGCCAACACACATCTACATGATTACATCTCCCAAAAACACAACTAGACAATTCCTAGGGGATGCCATACTGGTGTCGCTAGCATGTTGGACACTCCAACATGGATCAGATACACCTGTGTTGTGTGTCCAacactttcttaaaatttgttaCAAGAGGGGAAACACATATCCTTTTTTGGGACATTTCAAAGACTAAAAAGTAAAGATTTTCTTTTTACTCTTTGGTTTCACATCTTGgtaattgcattttttttttccatgcttTGACTGCATGACtgttaaaatacaaaaaataattttagtaattaacgTATCTCAATTGTGTCGTGtcctattttactttattatgctttaaaattattttattaatgaaaatgtcATGTTCCCATATATCGTGTATCGTGTCTCCCCGTGTCCATGTCTGTGTCATAACTCCTAGGCAAGCCCAGACCTCAATAAGCACCCTGCAATGCCGCTGTCATCTTCTTAAATGCAAAGATCATTCCAAATTCCCTTAAGATTTACCGCCCATAATTTTCTTGCTATTGTTGCTactatttgtataaaaaagcttctcatatatttaattttataagctCTCAAAATAACTTCTCCACTTCTCTTGATTTTCACATTTCCAGTATGATTCATGAATGTGCATTCTTGAAACATTTAACATGATTAAAGCTTTTAATTttcatctctatatatattcacCAAATTCCTATACATTATTTTCCCATGCTTTATTCCCATGTATAAAATCTTCATACGCTTTGAATTTAGCAAGTCtgacttttttcttttaactacTTTCTTGCACATTGTAACTATCATCGCTTTCATCCATTTTTATTAGTTTCCAAACTTCATTCTTCTTGACACactttaatttagaaaaataaggaaCTCCAATTCAACTGAAACTAGCATTAAACCAGCTTCAGAGGTTCCCTTAGCTTAACAAGGCCTTCCTCAGTCCATGTCCCAACACTGTAATTAAGGTGCCCCACAAATTCATcgacaaaatatttattatctcAAGAATAGTGATTAAAATACTTCAAGAGGTCACTCAACATAGAAATGAGACACATGCTGGAAGTCTGGTACTAAGAACCAGATTCGGGCTGTTTctgaaaaatgaagcaaaataatGCTCCTtggaaggaaaaacaaaaagagagaacaaaagaatAACCAAAAAAAGGCAACAGCAGTAGCACATacaccaaaagaaaaagaataaaagataaGATTGTGTGGCAAACCACAGTGGACAAATCCACAAGTCTACCAAGCGTGTGGCAAGCCACATGGTATTATAATCAACACCATTTAAGGTTGGGTTCGACAATGGGGTTTCTCCACAAGGTGAAATCACAAAGCTCAAtaaatagaactgggaatatgCACCTTCATGATCTTTGTGCCCACGCTAATTAAACATATTGAGGCTCACTGGTGACATCTCAAGCCTATAGAGATTTTTTCCAATAAGTACATCTGAAGACTATAGATATTGACTGGATGAGCTCATTTTGTAAACAGTAGCTACAGTGCACCAAAATGATGCCcccaaagaaaagaacaaacatTTGTATATAGGGTTACAGGCCGAATTGTGACAATCAAATCAACTAAAGCAAAAAGGGAAGAACCTGAATGGGAGGGATAGAGGACAATCAAATCCATGTACTGCAAGATGAAACCAATTCTATGAAGTTCCAGAATAGGGCAATTAATTTGTTGGGCTTCATCTCCTGCTGTTTGATATCCGagttattttagaatttatagcTCTAGTTATGTGAGATTTTATTATTTAGGAACTTTGGAGGATTATGAATGTCATGATTTTGCTTTCTACTTCAAGCAGTATTCCTAGTTTGATaagattttgtgattttataaATGGCTGACCTCGTGTGATGATTGAAGGAAAGCATAATAAGCAGATGAACTCCAATATTTCttgcaagaaaaatgatatactGAATTATCGAGGTCATGAAGGCATTTAAAGAAAGAGTAGTCATAATCTGACTGACCAGAGCCAGCAGCAGTAACAGCCTGCCTGTACTTCTTATCCTGCACATCTCCTGCCGCAAAAACACCAGGCACACTGGTATGCGTCGTGCCAGGCTTCGTCACCACATAACCCTCAGAATCGAGCTCTAGCTGCCCACCCAAGAACTTGGTAGCTGGTTCATGCCCAATTGCAAAGAACAAACCCGACACCTCCAAATTGGAAACCTCTCCCGTAGCGACGTTCTTGACCTTCAGCCCCCCCAAAACACCCTTATCACCTTTTCCATATGCCTCAACCGCCACCGAATTCCATAAAACCTCAATCTTAGGGTTTTCCATAGCCCGATTCTTCATTATCTTCGAAGCCCTAAATTCGTCCCTCCTGTGAATTATATAGACCTTTGACCCATACTTCGTCAGAAATGTAGCCTCTTCCATTGCCGAGTCTCCGCCACCGATTACAGCCAGCGGTTGGTTCCTGAAAATAGGGGCGGCGCCGTCGCAGACCGCACAAGCCGAAATACCCCTGTTCCAGAACTCTCCGGAGCCAGGGAAGTTCAAGCGCTTGGCGACCGCGCCGGTGGCAACGATCACCGAGTCGGCCAGGACGGACTTGGAATCAGTGAAGACCTTGAAAGGCCTAGTGGAGAAATCGACCTGTTAGCATTAGAATAGGatcaaatttgaattagattagATTTATCTCCATCCCATACATACTCTGTACATAAGCATGAAAAATTATTCAAAGCAATACACGATTTATTGTCCTGGACTAGACCTTTGTTACTGTCTCGGTGAAGATCTCAGTACCAAAACGCAAGGATTGACTTTTGCAGAGATCCATGAGGACCGAGCCGAAGATTCCGTCAGGGAAGCCGGGGAAGTTCTCGACGTCGGAGGTGGTGGTGAGCTGGCCGCCGGGGGCGATGTCGTTGGCCATCCATCCCTCGAAGAGCACGGGCTTCAGCTCGGCGCGGGAGGCATAGATGGCGGCGGTGTGGGCCGCCGGGCCGCTTCCGATGATGCAGAGGCGGGTTTTGAGTGTCTGCGCATCGTCCATGACGGTGGCGGAGCTCGAGACCTTGGTGGAGGTGGTGGAAGCGAGGTAAGCGGCGGCGGTGACGGTGGCGGCGGAGGTGGTCCAAGTGGCGATACTCACCAAGTTCCGAACTCGTTTCAACACGTCTCCAAGCTTGGGAAACCGGCGCATTTGTTTGTCACAGCCTAACAGTAGGACGTATTCATTGAAGCTGCTTTCGGCGGGAAAATCGCTTCCGCGGCTTCCCCACTGGAGGGAACAGATTAGGGTTCGGTCTCTGAATTATTTTAGTCACGAGCAAAGCGTCCGGATCTGAAAATGGACGATAATATGTGAGTGCACtagattaatcaattaattacataataatttattaaatctacATATTAATATATTCTCGTGTTGCCCGAGCTCTAGATTAGAGCTTAACGAAACTCgactcaatatatataaatataatataacaatatatataaattttatatgatttagaTCATTTACACAAATACATTCTTGTAATAAGTtctgttatatgtatttatagCACCACTTTTTA from Diospyros lotus cultivar Yz01 chromosome 4, ASM1463336v1, whole genome shotgun sequence includes the following:
- the LOC127800646 gene encoding thioredoxin reductase NTRB-like isoform X3 codes for the protein MRRFPKLGDVLKRVRNLVSIATWTTSAATVTAAAYLASTTSTKVSSSATVMDDAQTLKTRLCIIGSGPAAHTAAIYASRAELKPVLFEGWMANDIAPGGQLTTTSDVENFPGFPDGIFGSVLMDLCKSQSLRFGTEIFTETVTKVDFSTRPFKVFTDSKSVLADSVIVATGAVAKRLNFPGSGEFWNRGISACAVCDGAAPIFRNQPLAVIGGGDSAMEEATFLTKYGSKVYIIHRRDEFRASKIMKNRAMENPKIEVLWNSVAVEAYGKGDKGVLGGLKVKNVATGEVSNLEVSGLFFAIGHEPATKFLGGQLELDSEGYVVTKPGTTHTSVPGVFAAGDVQDKKYRQAVTAAGSGCMAALDAEHYLQEIGLQEGKSD
- the LOC127800646 gene encoding thioredoxin reductase NTRB-like isoform X2, which codes for MRRFPKLGDVLKRVRNLVSIATWTTSAATVTAAAYLASTTSTKVSSSATVMDDAQTLKTRLCIIGSGPAAHTAAIYASRAELKPVLFEGWMANDIAPGGQLTTTSDVENFPGFPDGIFGSVLMDLCKSQSLRFGTEIFTETVTKVDFSTRPFKVFTDSKSVLADSVIVATGAVAKRLNFPGSGEFWNRGISACAVCDGAAPIFRNQPLAVIGGGDSAMEEATFLTKYGSKVYIIHRRDEFRASKIMKNRAMENPKIEVLWNSVAVEAYGKGDKGVLGGLKVKNVATGEVSNLEVSGLFFAIGHEPATKFLGGQLELDSEGYVVTKPGTTHTSVPGVFAAGDVQDKKYRQAVTAAGSGCMAALDAEHYLQEIGLQEGKSD